Sequence from the Actinomyces slackii genome:
AGGCCCGAGGTGGAGGGCGAGCCGGCCGGGCGCAGCAGGGACCGGGGACGGGGGGTTGCACTGGTCATGTCGCTCATGTCGTGTAGTCCGCGTTGATGGTGACGTATCCGTGGGTCAGGTCATTGGTCCACACCGTGGCGCTGGCCTGGCCGGCGCTCAGGGCGATGTCGATGCGGGTCTCGCGCGGGGTCATGTCCACCCCGGATCGGTCCTCCCCCAGGCCTCCGTGCCGGAAGATCGTCACCCCGTTGATGGCCACATCGACCTGGTCGGGATCGAAGGGGCAGACCTCCTCGGGCACTGTCCCCAACTGTGACAGGACCCGGCCCCAGTTGGGGTCCCCGCCGGCGACGGCGCATTTGAGGAGGTTGGAGGCGCTGACGGCACGGGCGGCCGCCTCCGCCGCCTCCTCGCTGACCGCCCCGGTCACGGTGATGGCGATGTCATGGGTGGCGCCCTCGGCGTCGGCCACGAGCCTGCGGCCCAGGCGAGCCATGACCTCCTGAAGGGCCGCCTCCAGGTCCTGGGCGCCGGGGCTCACCCCGGAGGCGCCGGAGGCCAGCAGGAGGACGGTGTCGTTGGTGGACATGCAGCCGTCGGAGTTGATCCTGTTGACGGTGCGTGAGGTGGCCCGCATGAGCGCCTCACGGGCGGCGTCGGGCTCGACGACGGCGTCGGTGGTGATGACCGCGAGCATGGTGGCCATGCCCGGTGCGAGCATCCCCACGCCCTTGATCATTCCGCCGATGCTCCACCGCTGCTCCCCCTGGCCCACGCTCAGGGCGTTCTCCTTGGAGACGGTGTCGGTGGTCATGATGGCGGCCGCTGCCTGGCCGGCGGCCTCGGCGGTGGTGGCCAGCGCCGAGGCGGCGGCCCCGGCCCCCTCCAGGAGGCGGGGCATGTCCAGGGGCTCACCGATCACGCCGGTGGAGCACACGAGCACCTCCTGGGCCCGGCACTCCAGGAGCGAGGCGACGTGCTGGGCGGTGGAGGCGGCGTCGTCGGCCCCCTGCTGGCCGGTGCAGGCGTTGGCGGATCCGGAGTTGAGGATGACGGCGCGGGCCTGGCCCCCGGAGGCCTGAAGCTGACGTCGCGACCAGACCACGGGGGCGGCCACCACGCGGTTGGTGGTGAAGACGCCGGCGGCTGTGCGCATGGGGCCGTCGTTGACGACCAGGGCGACATCCGGCTTGCCGGAGGCCTTGAGCCCCGCGGTCACCCCTGCGGCCCTGAATCCCTTGGCTGCGGTCACGCTCATGGTGCGACTCCTTCGGTGATGACGCCGGTGGTCTCGGGGATTCCCAGCGCCAGGTTGAGGGACTGCAGCGCCGCCGAGGCGGTGCCCTTGCCCAGGTTGTCGATGGCGCACAGCATGGTGGCCGCCCTGGCAACCGGGTCGTAGGCGACCTGGACGGTGGCAAGACCGCTGCCGGCGACGGCGCCGGTGGTGGGCCAGGTCCCCTGCGGTAGGAGGTGGATGAGGGCCTCGCCGTCCTCGCCCGGCCCGCCGTAGGCCTGGGCCCAGGCCTGGCGCAGCATGGCGGTGGGGTCGTCGCTGTCATGGACGGCGCTGGTCACCGGTGCGGTGACCGTGGCCAGGATGCCCCGGCTCATGGGGACCAGCACGGGGGTGAAGGCCAGTCGCCCGGCCCCCGATCCGGCTCCGGCGACCAGGAGGTTCTGGGTGATCTCGGGGATGTGGCGGTGGGTGCCGCCCACGGCGTAGGGCTGGGCCGAGCCCAGGGCCTCGGCGGCGGTCAGATGGGGCTTGAGGGACTTGCCGGCCCCGGAGTAGCCGACGGCCAGGACCGCGGTGATGGCAGGGGCATCCGGGGAGGTGTCGAGAAGTCCTGCGGCGATGCCGGGCTGGGCGGCGAGGGTCACCGCGGTGACATTGCAGCCGGGGACGGCGATGCGCCGGGTGGCGGCCAGCTCGGCCCTCTGGGCGCTGGCCGTGCGCTCACCGGCATGGAGGAGCTCGGGCATGCCGTAGCTCCAGGCTCCGGCGTAGTCCGATCCGTAGAAGGCCGCCCAGGCCTGAGGGTCGGTCAGGCGGTGGTCAGCGCCGCAGTCGATGAGCAGAGGGTCGGTGCCGGCTGCCCTGGCCTCGGCCTCGATGGCCGCCGTGACCTCACCGGAGGCGCCGTGGGGCAGGGCCAGGATGACGACGTCATGGCGTGCCAGGCGGACGGCCTCGGTGGGCTCGACGGTGCGCCCGGCCAGTGAGGCGAGGTGGGGGTGGTGCTGTCCCAGCTGCGTGCCCGCCGAGGAGGCGGCGGTCAGCGCGCCGATCTCGATCTGAGGGTGTGCGGCCAGGAGCCGCAGGGCCTCGCCTCCGGCGTAGCCGGTGGCTCCGGCAACAGCTGCAGTCCACGTCATGCGCAAACCATACGACTCGATGCATAGAAATACGAACTGGCGGGCCGTGGTGAGACATCACCCCGTACGTGTCCGCGCACCGCGCCGCGAGACGGGGCGCGATGGCCGACGACAACGTCCTCGGCTGATGCGCGAATCACAGCGGCCGGTCCCGCAAGGAGGTGACGATCGCGTCAGCCCACTCGCGTACCTGGTCCCAATCGCGGAAGTCGCCCTCGGCGGCACCACCCAGCTTGGCGATGGAGCGCTCGCGCAGGCTGAGCCGGTCAGGGTCGAAGCGCCCGGCGAAGGTGATGTGGTCCTCCGGCTCCAGGGCCAGCAGAACCGGGCCGATGCGCTGAGGATCGGCCATCTTGCCCTTGGGCAGGCCCGAGAGCCCCACGGAGAAGGCCCAGACAGGCTTGGCGGACAGCGCCTCGCGGAAGCGCTCGGTGAAGGCGACTGCCGCATTGGTCCACTTGGTCATGTAGACGGCGCTGCCCAGGATGAAGGCGTCATAGCCATCCACTGATTCGACATCCTCGGGCTGCGCGGTGTCGACGTCGATCTCGGCCGAGCGCAGGCGCTCGGCGATCACCGCGGCGACCTCGTCGGTGGAGCCGTGGCGGGAGGAGGAGGTGAGAAGGAGCTTCATGGCCGCCAGTATTCACGCGCTGGCCACCCCGCGTCTTGGACCTGAGGCCCAGGCCACCGTCGTGTAACTAGAAACACATCCGCGTCCCATTGTCGAGCCCTTGGTGCCGGGGCCGGCTGCCGGATGTCCGGCCGCCGGCCCCATGCGTCTCCCGGCATCACCGCGGGCCGGGCAGGCGGACCGCCCTGCTGGCGAGCCGGGTAGGCGGATCAGGAGCGCAGCTCGGCGCCCATAGCCTTGGCGGCCCGCTTGACCACGCGCTTGCGCACCGCTGCCGTCTCCTCGGCGGTCAGGGTGCGATCACTGGCGCGCAGGCGCAGGGCGAAGGCCAGGGACTTGCGCCCCTGCCCC
This genomic interval carries:
- the argC gene encoding N-acetyl-gamma-glutamyl-phosphate reductase — its product is MTWTAAVAGATGYAGGEALRLLAAHPQIEIGALTAASSAGTQLGQHHPHLASLAGRTVEPTEAVRLARHDVVILALPHGASGEVTAAIEAEARAAGTDPLLIDCGADHRLTDPQAWAAFYGSDYAGAWSYGMPELLHAGERTASAQRAELAATRRIAVPGCNVTAVTLAAQPGIAAGLLDTSPDAPAITAVLAVGYSGAGKSLKPHLTAAEALGSAQPYAVGGTHRHIPEITQNLLVAGAGSGAGRLAFTPVLVPMSRGILATVTAPVTSAVHDSDDPTAMLRQAWAQAYGGPGEDGEALIHLLPQGTWPTTGAVAGSGLATVQVAYDPVARAATMLCAIDNLGKGTASAALQSLNLALGIPETTGVITEGVAP
- the argJ gene encoding bifunctional glutamate N-acetyltransferase/amino-acid acetyltransferase ArgJ codes for the protein MSVTAAKGFRAAGVTAGLKASGKPDVALVVNDGPMRTAAGVFTTNRVVAAPVVWSRRQLQASGGQARAVILNSGSANACTGQQGADDAASTAQHVASLLECRAQEVLVCSTGVIGEPLDMPRLLEGAGAAASALATTAEAAGQAAAAIMTTDTVSKENALSVGQGEQRWSIGGMIKGVGMLAPGMATMLAVITTDAVVEPDAAREALMRATSRTVNRINSDGCMSTNDTVLLLASGASGVSPGAQDLEAALQEVMARLGRRLVADAEGATHDIAITVTGAVSEEAAEAAARAVSASNLLKCAVAGGDPNWGRVLSQLGTVPEEVCPFDPDQVDVAINGVTIFRHGGLGEDRSGVDMTPRETRIDIALSAGQASATVWTNDLTHGYVTINADYTT
- a CDS encoding flavodoxin domain-containing protein — protein: MKLLLTSSSRHGSTDEVAAVIAERLRSAEIDVDTAQPEDVESVDGYDAFILGSAVYMTKWTNAAVAFTERFREALSAKPVWAFSVGLSGLPKGKMADPQRIGPVLLALEPEDHITFAGRFDPDRLSLRERSIAKLGGAAEGDFRDWDQVREWADAIVTSLRDRPL